TCGCTCTCATCACCGGTGGCAGTATGTATCATTTACAGTCATCTCACGGACTGTCGATCATTAATTGACTAAAAGTTTAAAATACACAGCCAGTGGAATCGGGCTTGCCGTAGCCCAGGACCTGGTCCAGACCGGCAGCTGGCAGGTCAGCATCATCGGTAGCAACAAGGAACGAGGCCAAGAAGCAGTGGCTTCCCTTTCCGGCGTCACATTCTATCAAGCCGATGTGCGAAACTACCAGCAACTAGCTAGTGTATTTGACAAGATCTTCAATGTCACTGGTCGACTAGACTTTGTTTTCGCCAATGCCGGGAAAGCAGAGTACATCGATTTCTTTGCCCAGTCCGAGACCGACATCCCGCCTCAACCGGGTTCCGAAATAGTTGATATCAACCTGAATGGCGCTCTTTATACCAGTTATCTCGCGATGCACTATTTTCGTCGCTCTCCGGAGTCCACAAAAGGGCATAGGAATTTGATCCTTACATCGAGTGTTGGGGGTTTATACCCCTGCATGTTAACCCCGGTATACTCTGGCACTAAACGTGAGTGGAGATCAAGTTGATTTCGCCATCAAGCATGGCTAATCTATTGTTAGATGCGATCATTGGATTCACGCGCTCTGTTGGAGAACGGCTCTGGGAAGAGGGCGTACGGGTCAATGCTCTGTGCCCTGGAGTAGTGGAAACGCCTCTTTTAGCTGTTGAGGAGTTCTACGCGCTTTTCTCACGGGAAATCTTAATTCCTATGGCCGTTGTAACGGGTGTAGTATTACAGCTGCTGTCTGGGGAGGCTATGACTGATGCCAGAGGGACGCGCGTCGCGGGCGATGAGATGCATTCCCGGGCTGTTCACGTTTCCGGGAAGAACTTTCTGTTTATTGAAAAGCCCGAGATTTATGATGAGCAGACTCGGATCACATGGGCTGCAATGATGGGGCATAAGTAATTCCCGTTTGAGGGTTTCGCCACGCCGGTTCGGCTGCGTTGTGGCCCAATGTTGAAACAATGCAACTTTTAGATTAGCTACGTTGTACCCTGTGCGTCTGCCCACGTGGAAGGCGTCTGGCGCACATAATCACCTATATCGAACCAGTGGATCTGGTCCCCGCCATCCCTTGCGTCCCATACTGAGGACAATAAGCGTCGAACTTGAAGCTGCGATTGCCTGGAAAAAGTCACAACATCATCGATCTT
The nucleotide sequence above comes from Penicillium digitatum chromosome 1, complete sequence. Encoded proteins:
- a CDS encoding Glucose/ribitol dehydrogenase, which codes for MAKVALITGGTSGIGLAVAQDLVQTGSWQVSIIGSNKERGQEAVASLSGVTFYQADVRNYQQLASVFDKIFNVTGRLDFVFANAGKAEYIDFFAQSETDIPPQPGSEIVDINLNGALYTSYLAMHYFRRSPESTKGHRNLILTSSVGGLYPCMLTPVYSGTKHAIIGFTRSVGERLWEEGVRVNALCPGVVETPLLAVEEFYALFSREILIPMAVVTGVVLQLLSGEAMTDARGTRVAGDEMHSRAVHVSGKNFLFIEKPEIYDEQTRITWAAMMGHK